TGCAGTAATATCGTTAGCGCAAAATATTGCGGTAATATTTGTGTTATTTCGCAAAAGTTCTTTTGCTCCTTTGTATCCTCCATCAGTTGATAAATGAGTGTTAATAATACATTTATGATTTATGGGAAGGGATAATTCCTTTAGGGCATCGCTATATCCTTTATAGCGGACTTCGTTATTCACTTCTCCGATATATCCTATATTTGTGTGTCTTTGGCTTGCAAGGTGTTTTACTGCAGCTATGGATGCCTTATAACCATCACAAATAATTTGGTCATAGTTGCAATCAATGCTATTAAGTCCCGCATATACAATATTCTTGTAATGCTTTTTTAGAAAGCTTATAAGGTTTGGATTAAATCTTCCAAGAACTACAACACCATCTACTTTGGTATTTGATATGATGTTAAATGTTGTTGAACTGTTTAAATCGAAGGCTGAAAAAGTATATCTTAAGTTGTAGCCTTGCTTAAAAGCCTCTTTTTCTATAGAACGAGAAAGATCCAAAAAAAATGGTTCATCGATTGCGTCAACAGAACGTGCTACTATGCAGGCTATGCCTTTATTTTCCTTTATGCTAGGGGTATCGCTTTCGCCTAACTTCAGACTGCGTGCAGCGGCATTAGGAGTATAACCAGTCTCTCGTACAATAGACCAGATTTTTTCTTGTAACTCCTGGCTGGCTGCTTTTGTATCTTTATTATTTATTACTCTAGAAACAGTAGAAACAGAAACACCCACACGTGCAGCAATATCTTTCAGTGTCATGATAAAACCTCCATATAACTTGATAGGCTTATTTTAATAGTTTTATTTTAACATTTCTATTAATATCTTAGCAAACGTTTGGGTAAAATCTTGAGAAAGTTTTGAAGACTATATGCTACTATAATCATATAGACAATAATTAAAAGTTAGAAACAAGGCAGGGGATTACAGTGAAACATATATTTTTAAATCTTAAGAGATTTGATATTCCAAAGGAATTAGGCGGCGTAAACAGTATTGCTCCAATTAAAGAGTGGAGTAAATATATCGTAGGTAATATTCAAGAAACATTGAAAAAATATAGTGCTGATGATACTGAGTTTGTAATGTTTTTCCCAGAGGCACATTTAATTGGTGCTGTTAATGAAAGGTCTCAAAGTAGCCCCGTAAAGATTGGATGTCAGGGAGTATTCAGAGAGGATACTTCTATAGGAGGTAATTTTGGTGCCTATACTACAAACTGTACTGCTAATGCAGTAAAGAGTATTGGATGCGAATATACAATTATAGGACACTGTGAAGAAAGAAGAGATATGCTTGGTATTATGCAGGAGGCTGGAGTTTATGATACTGATGCAGTTAATCGTTTGCTAAATAAAGAAGTTAAATGTGCAGTTAAATCAGGTTTAAAGGTATTATATTGTATTGGTGAAACTTCAGAGGAACAGCAAAACTGGCAGGAGGTTTTAAGAAAACAGCTTTCTATAGGTATTGAAGGTGTAGACATGTCAAAGGTTATTATAGCTTATGAGCCAGTATGGGCAATTGGACCAGGAAAGACACCGCCTTCAAAGGAATATATTCAAAAGGTTGCACGCTTTATTAAGGAATCAACTAATGGTTTGTCAGTAGTTTATGGCGGAGGTTTAAAAGCTGATAATGCAGAAATGCTTGCCTCTATAGCTGAGATTGATGGAGGTTTGATTGCATTAACAAGATTCAGTGGAGAAATTGGATTTTACCCTGAAGAATATTTAGAGATTGTTAGGGCCTATACGGGTTTTTAAATATAAAAATGAAAATAACATATGGTTATTTAATAATTTAGGAGGTTAAAGTCCTAAATGCACTTAAACGTGCAGTTTGCGAGAGGGAGCGAGTAGTCTTAAACTAATCATTGTTTCAACTAAAAGGAGGAAATATTTATGAAATTATCATTTGAGTACGGGCATGGGACTATGGAGGCAAATTTACCTGATAATACTGATGTGTTTATTCCAGGAGTGACAGTACCTGATCCAGAATGTATTCCTGAGGATAAGTTAATAGAGGAAACTAGAAAATCAATACTAAATCCAATAGGCATGGAGCCATTGTCTAAGCTTGCAAAGAAGGGGCATAAGGCTGTTATCATATTCCCTGACAGAGTTAAAGGCGGAGAACAGCCAACAGCTCACAGAAAGATATCTATTCCAATAATTTTAGAAGAGCTATATAAAGCAGGAGTTGAGAAAAAAGATATACTTCTCATTTGTTCAAATGGCTTGCACCGTAAAAATACTGAAAAAGAAATTAAAGGAGTGCTGGGAGAAGAGTTATTTAATGAGTTCTGGTATACTCATCAAATAATTAACCATGACAGTGAGGATTATGACAATTTGGTGGATCTTGGTAAAACAGAGCGCGGTGATGCAGTTCTTATGAATAAATATGTTTATGATGCAGATATTGCAGTGCTTATAGGTCATACACAAGGAAATCCATATGGAGGATATTCAGGTGGTTATAAGCATTGTTCTACAGGTATTACACATTGGCGCTCTATTGCAACACACCATGTACCTGAGGTTATGCACCGCAAAGACTTTACACCTGTATCAAATACTTCTCTAATGAGAAGAAAGTTCGATGAAATTGGAATGTACATGGAAGAAAAGATGGGCAAGAAATTTTTCTGCTGCGATGCAGTACTAGATACTAAATCACGTCAGATTGAGATTAACAGCGGCTATGCAGCAGAGATGCAACCAAAGGCTTTTGAAACAGCAGATAAACGTACTTATGTACATTGGGCAGAGAAAAAATATGATGTGGTGATATTTGGAATGCCGCAGTACTTCCATTATGGCGACGGAATGGGAACTAATCCGGTAATGATGATGCAAGCACTTTCGGCTCAAGTCATAAGGCACAAGAGAATTCTATCACCTAACTGTGTGTTTATTGTATCATCCATCTGCAACGGATTTTTCCATGATGAGCTATTCACTGGATACCGTGAGGTATTTAATATGTTCCAGAAGAACTATATGAATATTCTCCCCGATATGAACAGATATGGTGAAATGTTTGCAACCAATGAGGAATATATAAGAAATTATCGCTTCGGCAATGGTTTTCATCCATTCCACGCATTTTCAATGATTAGTTGTGGACACATTGCTGAGATGAATACTTCTGCTATATACATTGTAGGTGCGCAGGAGCCTGGCTATGCTAGAGCGATGGGGTTAAAAACCAGATCAACTTTTGAGGAAGCATTAGAAGATGCAAAGAAAAAATATGTTGGACAAAATCCCAATATTCTTGCGCTGCCACTTGCCTTTAAAACTGCAGCTGTTCATCTTTGCATGAAGCATGAAGGACAAGGTAATTATGGAGTTGACTCGTGTCATCAGGGATAGAAGAAACCTTACAAAGGAGGAAGAAACTGCGTGGAATTTCTACCCGTTATTACAGCATTGAAGAAATATGCAGAGGCTGATGTACCAGCCATTATTGCAATTGATGGCCGCTGCGGCAGTGGAAAAACTTCTCTGGCGGAACTATTAAGAGAACAGTTTGACTGCAATGTGTTTCACATGGATGATTTCTTTCTCCCTTTTGAAATGAAGACAGAAGAACGTCTTGCTGAGCCTGGTGGCAATGTTCATTATGAGAGATTCCGGGATGAAGTTCTTAATGGACTTCTAAAGCAAGAGGATGTAGCCTTCAGACCATACTGCTGCTCCAAAGGAAAGTTAGGCGAGCCAATCCATGTAAAATATAAAAATATAAATATAGTTGAAGGCAGTTATTGCCTTCATCCAACCCTGATGCATGCTTATAATTATAAAATCTTCTTAACTATTGAGCCTAAGACTCAACAGCGACGTATCCTCAAACGTAATGGAGAGAGAATGCTGCAAAACTTTATTAATAGATGGATTCCGTTGGAAGAGGATTATTTTTTAAAACTTAATATAAAAGATCATTGTAATATTATAATTGATACCACAGCATTTTAGCATTTGAAAGGGGTTCTTACATGAAAATTAATCGTACTCAAAAGCTTGTATATACTGGTCTTTGCATAGGAATTGGCCTGATTCTTCCACAGTTCGTAAAGATTATACCTGTATCAAATCCAGGAGCAATTCTACTGCCGATGCATATTACAGTGCTGCTCTGCGGATTTATATGTGGGTGGCCTTACGGGGCTTTCTGTGGTGTGATTGTGCCTCTATTAGCTTCCGTCTTAACTGGAAAGCCTCCATTATTTCCAACAGGCATATCCATGATGTTCGAGCTGGGGGCCTATGGCGCACTTACAGGGATAATATATCTTTACACAAGGGGAAAGATATACCTTTCACTTATTGGAGCCATGTTGGGTGGAAGAATTGTTTTGGGTGTTGTAAATACCATATTATTTAGCTTCACGGATAAAGCCTATGGAATGGCAGTGTTTATCTCTGGAGCATTTGTTACAGCATTGCCAGGTATAGTTATCCAGATTATTCTAATACCTTTAATAGTAAATAATCTGAGAAAATCTAAAATAGTAGCTATGAATATTGGTTAGGTAAATAATAATGATATATAAAATAGAAAATCAACATTTAGAAGTAGAGATTAACAGCTTTGGCGCTGAACTCTGGTCTATCGTAAACAAAAGTGACCAGACTCAGCATTTATGGCAGGGAGATAAGTCTATTTGGCCAAGGAGATCACCTATACTATTTCCTCACTGTGGTAGGCTTAAGGGGAATATTTACAAGCTTGAGGGCAAAGACTACCAGTCTCCTATGCATGGTTTTGCACGTGATTATGAACATGAATTAGTTAATCAAAGTGAGACATCTATTACTTTTGTTTTAGAAAGCAATGAAGAAACCTTTAAGCTGTATCCATACCGATTTAAGTTATATACAAGGTATGAGCTGGATAATAATAGGCTTAATTGCACCTTTGAGGTTGTAAATTGCGGAAATTATGAGATGCTGTTTAGTATAGGGTATCATACAGGACTTATGTGTCCTTTTGATAGTACAAAGTCTATAGAAGACTATAGTATTGTATTTGAAAAAGAAGAAACGCCTGTAGAGTTATTATGTAATTCTGAGGGACTCTTAAGCGGAGAACAAAGAATATACTTTGACAAGAAAAATATAATTGAGCTTAACGATAAAATATTTCAAAGCAGTATAATCTTGTCTAAGTTAAGGTCCGATTATGTAAGTATTATCGAAAACAATACAGGAAGATATGTAAAAGTTAATATAAAAGATTTTGAGTATGTTGTACTTTGGTCTATGCCTGATAATGTAAAATTTATTTGCATAGAGCCTTGGCATGGACTACCAGACATGTACAATACAGAGGGTCAACTTGATAAGAAACTTGGAATTCAAAAGATAAATGCAGGTGAACATTTTACCTGTACTCAAACTATTGAAATTAATAGATAAAGAAAGGATGGTTTGAATGGTACGGAATTTATTAATAAGAAATGGGAATGTATTAGTTAATGGTCAAGTAACTGCATCAGATGTTCTGGTAGAAGATGGAAGGGTAGTAGAAATATCAAAAAATATTTCACATAGAAAAGATGCTGAAGTTTTTGACGCAGAAGATAACCTAGTTCTTCCAGGGTTCATTGATATGCACACTCATGGCGGAGCTGGAGTAGATATGAATAACGCTGAAGTGGATGATATTCGCAAGCTTTGTGAATTCTTCGCCTCTCAAGGAACAACGGGTTTTCTGCCAACTTTATTGACAGATACAAAAGAAAAACTCTGCGAATGCATTGAAAATATTATTCAAGCAAAAAATACTTTGAATACAGGAAGTGAGATACTAGGTATTCACCTAGAAGGTCCTTATCTTTGCAAGGAATACAAAGGAGCCATGCCTGAGCATCTATTGCAAACACCTTCTGTTTCAGATTTTAACTATTATCAGAAAGTTGCAGAGGGAAACATTAAATTAATGACAGTATCACCAGAGGTAGAAGGAGTTCCAGAGTTTATTAAGGAAATTAGCAAAACAGGGGTTGTAATCTCCTTGGGACATAGTGGGGCGGATTATGAGACAACAATGAAATGCATTGAAAATGGAGCAAAAAGCGCTACTCATACTTTTAATGTGATGAAGCTTATGCATCAGCACTTTCCTGCAATTAGTGGCGCAGTACTTGAAAGCGATATATATTGTGAAGCAATCTGCGATGGAATTCACCTTCATCCTGCAGTGGTGCGAATACTTTTAAAAACTAAAGGAATAAATCGTGTAATTGGTGTAACAGACAGTATTATGGCAGCTGGATTAGGTGATGGTGAATATAAGCTAGGGGTTAATGATATTGTGGTAATCAATGGAGATGCACGTCTTGCGGACCTTTCTGCAAGAGCGGGTAGTA
The genomic region above belongs to Clostridium swellfunianum and contains:
- a CDS encoding LacI family DNA-binding transcriptional regulator encodes the protein MTLKDIAARVGVSVSTVSRVINNKDTKAASQELQEKIWSIVRETGYTPNAAARSLKLGESDTPSIKENKGIACIVARSVDAIDEPFFLDLSRSIEKEAFKQGYNLRYTFSAFDLNSSTTFNIISNTKVDGVVVLGRFNPNLISFLKKHYKNIVYAGLNSIDCNYDQIICDGYKASIAAVKHLASQRHTNIGYIGEVNNEVRYKGYSDALKELSLPINHKCIINTHLSTDGGYKGAKELLRNNTNITAIFCANDITAIGALKAIKENNLRVPEDISIISIDDIDMAQYVSPMLTTVHIPIDELGKITAKTLIDRIEHGHSLPIKIDIPFTIAKRESSTMKV
- a CDS encoding triose-phosphate isomerase family protein, coding for MKHIFLNLKRFDIPKELGGVNSIAPIKEWSKYIVGNIQETLKKYSADDTEFVMFFPEAHLIGAVNERSQSSPVKIGCQGVFREDTSIGGNFGAYTTNCTANAVKSIGCEYTIIGHCEERRDMLGIMQEAGVYDTDAVNRLLNKEVKCAVKSGLKVLYCIGETSEEQQNWQEVLRKQLSIGIEGVDMSKVIIAYEPVWAIGPGKTPPSKEYIQKVARFIKESTNGLSVVYGGGLKADNAEMLASIAEIDGGLIALTRFSGEIGFYPEEYLEIVRAYTGF
- a CDS encoding lactate racemase domain-containing protein; translation: MKLSFEYGHGTMEANLPDNTDVFIPGVTVPDPECIPEDKLIEETRKSILNPIGMEPLSKLAKKGHKAVIIFPDRVKGGEQPTAHRKISIPIILEELYKAGVEKKDILLICSNGLHRKNTEKEIKGVLGEELFNEFWYTHQIINHDSEDYDNLVDLGKTERGDAVLMNKYVYDADIAVLIGHTQGNPYGGYSGGYKHCSTGITHWRSIATHHVPEVMHRKDFTPVSNTSLMRRKFDEIGMYMEEKMGKKFFCCDAVLDTKSRQIEINSGYAAEMQPKAFETADKRTYVHWAEKKYDVVIFGMPQYFHYGDGMGTNPVMMMQALSAQVIRHKRILSPNCVFIVSSICNGFFHDELFTGYREVFNMFQKNYMNILPDMNRYGEMFATNEEYIRNYRFGNGFHPFHAFSMISCGHIAEMNTSAIYIVGAQEPGYARAMGLKTRSTFEEALEDAKKKYVGQNPNILALPLAFKTAAVHLCMKHEGQGNYGVDSCHQG
- a CDS encoding uridine kinase family protein; the encoded protein is MEFLPVITALKKYAEADVPAIIAIDGRCGSGKTSLAELLREQFDCNVFHMDDFFLPFEMKTEERLAEPGGNVHYERFRDEVLNGLLKQEDVAFRPYCCSKGKLGEPIHVKYKNINIVEGSYCLHPTLMHAYNYKIFLTIEPKTQQRRILKRNGERMLQNFINRWIPLEEDYFLKLNIKDHCNIIIDTTAF
- a CDS encoding ECF transporter S component, translated to MKINRTQKLVYTGLCIGIGLILPQFVKIIPVSNPGAILLPMHITVLLCGFICGWPYGAFCGVIVPLLASVLTGKPPLFPTGISMMFELGAYGALTGIIYLYTRGKIYLSLIGAMLGGRIVLGVVNTILFSFTDKAYGMAVFISGAFVTALPGIVIQIILIPLIVNNLRKSKIVAMNIG
- a CDS encoding aldose 1-epimerase family protein: MIYKIENQHLEVEINSFGAELWSIVNKSDQTQHLWQGDKSIWPRRSPILFPHCGRLKGNIYKLEGKDYQSPMHGFARDYEHELVNQSETSITFVLESNEETFKLYPYRFKLYTRYELDNNRLNCTFEVVNCGNYEMLFSIGYHTGLMCPFDSTKSIEDYSIVFEKEETPVELLCNSEGLLSGEQRIYFDKKNIIELNDKIFQSSIILSKLRSDYVSIIENNTGRYVKVNIKDFEYVVLWSMPDNVKFICIEPWHGLPDMYNTEGQLDKKLGIQKINAGEHFTCTQTIEINR
- the nagA gene encoding N-acetylglucosamine-6-phosphate deacetylase; amino-acid sequence: MVRNLLIRNGNVLVNGQVTASDVLVEDGRVVEISKNISHRKDAEVFDAEDNLVLPGFIDMHTHGGAGVDMNNAEVDDIRKLCEFFASQGTTGFLPTLLTDTKEKLCECIENIIQAKNTLNTGSEILGIHLEGPYLCKEYKGAMPEHLLQTPSVSDFNYYQKVAEGNIKLMTVSPEVEGVPEFIKEISKTGVVISLGHSGADYETTMKCIENGAKSATHTFNVMKLMHQHFPAISGAVLESDIYCEAICDGIHLHPAVVRILLKTKGINRVIGVTDSIMAAGLGDGEYKLGVNDIVVINGDARLADLSARAGSTLTTGNMFKNLIKFTGRPIGEISKIMSENPASLLGFSKEKGTIEVGKDADLVVLNHNYDVTNTFVMGRKIY